One genomic window of Mycosarcoma maydis chromosome 20, whole genome shotgun sequence includes the following:
- a CDS encoding putative arp2/3 protein complex, subunit sop2 codes for MATQVHQLSLGPLTAHSFNADRTKVAVSPNSNVVHIYAQSSTGWTLEHTLAEHDKLVTGIDWAPSSNRIVTCSQDRNAYVWQLQPDSQTGAQVWKPTLVLLRLNRAATYVRWSPKEDKFAVASGARIISVCSFEEDNDWWVAKHIKRPLRSTVLSLDWHENNVLLAAGCADMKARVFSAYIKGVDAKPPASVWGERLPFGTVCGEFSTPSGGWVHGVSFSPSGDVLGFVGHDSSLTVVYPSGPEQPPAAVHVIRSPTLPYVTLTFINENQLIAAGHDCQPVLFQGDAETGWSIVKSLDAAGAAASKGAPPPPPPKAAGLAGPGRLNNEAFNRFKSADSRGGASSPAVAAGAGASIAGALGAVAGASVGADGELHTTHQNTITSVRPFSGAKNAIDHISSSGVDGRLCIFAVAHGTPVAGIQKGLSSLQL; via the coding sequence ATGGCTACCCAAGTGCACCAGCTCTCGCTGGGCCCGCTCACTGCGCACTCTTTCAATGCTGACCGCACCAAGGTCGCCGTGTCGCCCAATTCAAACGTCGTTCACATCTACGCGCAATCTTCCACCGGATGGACGCTCGAGCATACGCTTGCTGAGCATGACAAGCTGGTTACCGGAATCGACTGGGCACCTTCGTCGAACCGCATCGTGACGTGCTCGCAAGACCGCAACGCGTACGTGTGGCAGCTTCAGCCCGACTCGCAGACCGGTGCGCAGGTGTGGAAGCCTacgctggtgctgttgcgTCTGAATCGTGCTGCTACGTATGTGCGATGGAGCCCCAAGGAGGACAAGTTCGCGGTAGCTTCCGGGGCACGCATCATCAGTGTCTGCTCGTTTGAGGAGGACAACGACTGGTGGGTTGCTAAGCACATCAAGCGTCCGCTCAGGTCGACGgtgctctcgctcgactgGCACGAGAACAACGTGCTTCTCGCTGCGGGTTGTGCCGATATGAAGGCGAGGGTGTTTAGTGCTTACATCAAGGGTGTGGATGCTAAACCGCCCGCGAGCGTCTGGGGTGAGAGGCTGCCGTTTGGCACAGTTTGCGGCGAGTTTTCGACGCCTAGCGGTGGATGGGTGCATGGTGTCAGCTTCAGCCCTAGCGGTGATGTGCTTGGCTTTGTCGgtcacgattcgagcttgaccgTGGTCTACCCGAGTGGACCTGAACAGCCGCCCGCTGCGGTGCACGTGATTCGCTCGCCAACACTTCCGTACGTGACACTCACGTTTATCAACGAGAACCAGCTGATTGCGGCGGGACACGATTGCCAGCCCGTGCTGTTCCAGGGCGATGCTGAAACTGGTTGGTCGATtgtcaagtcgctcgatgccgcgggcgctgctgcgtccAAGGGCGCTCCGCCCCCTCCGCCTCCCAAAGCTGCTGGTCTCGCCGGTCCGGGTAGGCTGAACAACGAGGCGTTCAACCGGTTCAAGTCGGCCGACAGTCGCGGTGGTGCTTCCTCGCCTGCAGTGGCtgccggtgctggtgcaagCATCGCAGGCGCGCTCGGCGCCGTAGCCGGTGCCAGCGTTGGCGCCGACGGCGAACTCCACACCACCCACCAGAACACCATCACCAGCGTCCGACCCTTCTCTGGTGCCAAAAACGCCATCGACCATATCTCATCCTCCGGCGTAGACGGTAGACTGTGCATCTTTGCTGTCGCTCACGGAACCCCGGTCGCCGGTATCCAGAAAGGCTTGTCTAGTTTGCAGCTGTAA
- a CDS encoding mitochondrial 37S ribosomal protein mS29 (related to RSM23 - mitochondrial ribosomal protein of the small subunit) — protein sequence MAFIPRLGSAFGLLSQQATALVGPSNAPRTFVTSAVACAAAKKPAQVKKKAVVKKKATHSGPRSTGGRRKGGADSSAGLSKTSEFHVDAPDMSHLPLLHAESLTATSAAQTYAFNDQTLSAFKAFGLPQGLERELANQPKPRSLVRKQTLELLDKLDAASKAMKGESIVLDGRGGSGKSMLLAQSIAYALDDGWVVVSVPRAINLINSSTLYTYNAQHQAYLQPEATTQLLEAILKVNGAAAKQIKSAEAVEVDGSKIDAGTPLETLLKRGMDDSSSAAAKQTLLEAVFKTLSSQSERPVLVAVDDAQALFRTSLYKDPDFINLESFELGIPRALLSLLISPSSAISRGVFIAALSTTHTEFPSPPELQNALSEKSSSDGTSKLLTQAINAYTKLNAHHLEHARKVVKHADVVDTSKPLTKEEAAAIFAQLRDERRYWSAVNDELFLEKLVESNGNVRLFSKSLVSTLL from the coding sequence ATGGCGTTCATCCCGCGGCTCGGTAGCGCATTCGGGCTGCTTTCCCAGCAGGCCACTGCTCTGGTTGGCCCGAGTAATGCTCCTCGCACGTTCGTGACCTCGGCTGTCGCAtgtgcagcagccaagaagCCAGCACaggtcaagaagaaggccgTTGTCAAGAAAAAGGCCACCCATTCGGGTCCAAGATCTACCGGTGGTCGTCGTAAAGGTGGTGCCGACTCGTCTGCTGGTCTTTCCAAGACATCCGAGTtccatgtcgatgctcCGGATATGTCGCACCTGCCGCTGCTTCACGCCGAAAGCCTTACTGCTACATCGGCTGCGCAAACGTATGCATTCAACGACCAGACACTCTCGGCTTTCAAAGCATTCGGACTGCCACAGGGGCTCGAAAGGGAGCTTGCAAACCAACCGAAGCCGCGCTCGTTGGTGCGCAAGCAGACGCTGGAATTGctggacaagctcgatgcggcGTCCAAGGCAATGAAGGGTGAAAGCATCGTGTTggatggaagaggagggAGCGGAAAATCAATGTTGCTAGCACAGTCGATCGCCTACGCTCTGGACGATGGTTGGGTGGTCGTCTCGGTACCCAGGGCCATCAACTTGATCAACTCGTCCACTCTCTACACTTACAACGCTCAGCACCAGGCATACCTGCAACCGGAAGCTACCACACAGCTGTTGGAAGCTATTCTCAAGGTCAatggtgcagctgcgaaGCAGATTAAATCTGCAGAGGCAGTCGAAGTTGACGGAAGCAAGATCGACGCAGGAACCCCACTCGAGACGCTTCTGAAGCGGGGGATGGATGACTCGTCTTCTGCAGCGGCCAAGCAGACATTGCTCGAAGCCGTTTTCAAGACGCTGTCCAGTCAGAGCGAACGTCCAGTCTTGGTAGCAGTtgacgatgcgcaagcGCTCTTCCGTACGTCGCTCTACAAGGACCCTGACTTTATCAACCTGGAATCGTTCGAGCTTGGTATACCGCGCGCATTGCTATCtctgctcatctcgccctCATCCGCCATCAGCCGAGGAGTCTTCATTGCAGCACTGTCCACGACGCACACCGAATTTCCTTCCCCACCCGAACTGCAAAACGCGCTTTCCGAGAAATCGTCGTCCGATGGCACGTCAAAGTTGTTGACGCAGGCCATCAACGCTTACACCAAACTCAACGCACATCACCTCGAACACGCTCGCAAAGTGGTCAAGCACGCCGATGTGGTAGACACCTCCAAGCCGCTTAccaaggaggaggcggCCGCGATCTTTGCGCAGCTCAGGGACGAAAGGAGATACTGGAGCGCGGTGAACGACGAGCTCTTCCTGGAAaagctggtcgagtcgaACGGTAATGTTAGGCTGTTTAGCAAGAGCCTGGTCTCGACGCTCTTGTAA
- a CDS encoding uncharacterized protein (related to PBP2 - PAB1 binding protein) produces MSEVAKRQRDTSSTPEPEAKRPYVDAEKNADHRTSFSSATTADKSPSTTRTMASDTLPKPVSEEKDAVDLGSVTADATSSNDIKVDNGSVSNGHDGDQVAGSAGSVGDSSETQATQISMRTLIVTSDASIIIGKSGKHINEIRDKSNARLNISEIIPGNPERILTVSGPLDAVSKAFGLIVRRINDEPFDLASVPGSKSVTIRFIVPNSRMGSVIGKQGSKIKEIQEASGARLTAGEAMLPGSTERVLSISGVADAVHIAVYYVGSILLEHPDRNANNLPYRPTAGGPSTRAGAAGANPYAAPQQPFGYGAPAAGFGGAPAGAGGAPQLPPGSQTQQIFIPNDLVGCIIGKGGSKINEIRSMSASHIKIMEPGAGIAAGGSGNERLVTITGPPPNIQMAVSLLYQRLEQEKMRLAQGGAP; encoded by the exons ATGTCAGAAGTCGCAAAGCGTCAACGAGACACATCCAGTACTCCCGAACCCGAAGCGAAACGTCCTTACGTAGACGCCGAAAAGAACGCCGACCACCGCACCTCTTTCTCTTCCGCCACAACTGCCGACAAATCTCCCAGCACCACAAGAACCATGGCTTCCGACACCCTACCGAAGCCGGTCTCTGAGGAGAAGGATGCCGTCGATCTGGGCTCTGTGACCGCAGACGCCACCTCTAGCAACGACATCAAGGTCGACAACGGCTCTGTTTCCAATGGCCATGACGGCGATCAGGTGGCTGGCAGTGCAGGAAGCGTAGGCGACTCTTCCGAAACCCAGGCTACCCAGATCTCGATGCGAACCTTGATCGTCACCAGCGACgccagcatcatcatcggAAAGTCCGGCAAGCACATCAACGAGATCCGTGACAAGAGCAATGCCCGCCTAAACATT AGCGAAATCATCCCTGGCAACCCTGAACGTATTTTGACCGTCTCTGGTCCCCTGGATGCTGTCAGCAAG GCTTTCGGTCTGATCGTGCGCAGAATCAACGACGAGCCTTTTGACCTTGCGTCGGTGCCCGGTTCCAAGTCGGTCACGATTCGCTTCATCGTGCCCAACTCGCGCATGGGCTCCGTGATTGGCAAGCAAGGCtccaagatcaaggagaTTCAGGAGGCTTCGGGTGCTCGACTCACTGCTGGCGAGGCTATGCTTCCCGGCTCGACGGAGCGTGTACTCTCAATTTCTGGTGTCGCCGATGCGGTGCACATTGCGGTGTACTACGTCGGGAGCATTTTGCTCGAGCACCCGGACCGCAACGCCAACAATCTCCCGTACCGACCTACTGCCGGTGGACCATCGACGCGAGCCGGCGCGGCTGGAGCCAACCCGTACGCGGCGCCTCAGCAGCCGTTCGGGTATGGAGCACCAGCGGCTGGGTTTGGAGGTGCTCCCGCgggtgctggtggagcaCCGCAGCTTCCACCCGGCtcgcagacgcagcagaTCTTCATCCCGAACGATTTGGTGGGTTGCATTATCGGCAAGGGCGGATCCAAGATTAACGAGATCAGGAGCATGAGTGCGAGCCACATTAAGATCATGGAGCCTGGTGCGGGCATCGCAGCAGGTGGTAGTGGAAACGAGAGGCTCGTTACCATCACTGGTCCGCCACCCAACATTCAGATGGCCGTCTCGCTGCTGTATCAGAGACTCGAGCAGGAAAAGATGCGTCTGGCACAGGGGGGTGCGCCCTGA
- a CDS encoding mRNA splicing protein SMD3 (related to small nuclear ribonucleoprotein sm d3) produces the protein MGTIGIPVKLIHEAVGHVITVELKGGAAYRGTLYDAEDNFNIAMKDITVTAPDGKQSHLENVYIRGNMLRFIIVPDMLQQAPMFKRIGPNAMKGRGIGSARGRATVLRAQARRGRGGSSNTSSGGASGSRPPIRR, from the exons ATGGGAACCATCGGCATCCCAGTCAAGCTCATTCACGAGGCTGTTGGCCATGTCATCActgtcgagctcaagggCGGAGCTGCATATCGAGGCACCCTCTATGATG CCGAGGACAACTTCAACATTGCCATGAAGGATATTACAGTGACAGCACCGGATGGCAAGCAATCACATCTCGAAAACGTCTACATCCGAGGCAACATGCTGCGCTTCATCATTGTACCGGACATGCTCCAACAGGCGCCTATGTTCAAACGCATCGGTCCAAATGCGATGAAAGGCCGTGGTATCGGCAGTGCACGCGGTCGCGCAACAGTGCTTAGAG cacaagcacgacgCGGACGAGGCGGATCATCGAATACAAGCAGCGGTGGCGCTTCTGGCTCTCGACCACCCATTCGCAGATAA
- a CDS encoding uncharacterized protein (related to GRD19 protein, involved in retrieval of late Golgi membrane proteins from the prevacuolar compartment) yields the protein MAFYSAGPLSPGYNSTSAWGGNDNAEEDPWAAPGSSSSAAPPTTSSGFAPSPPGGFASFSTQQQQQQQQQQQRQQAGYFGGAPAAGASLAQEADAYQDGLMETSFGVGSGAGQNRLGGAAATVNPQSPHNAHSSSSTYGSAISSTHSQPSTQSQQPQSHALPSSAAQAQAARAGAFPSGVSTSQYQPTSQGAQGASRFQSHTPSTLLPSEPAGFTSHTSSDYSATAPRQLAPGYPLPASNYTVPAYSPFARVDSLSTPRRETVEDMYGVPENFLEVEVRSPLTHGVGRKMYTDYEIVTRTNIPAFKLRYSSVRRRYSDFEYFRDILERESTRVNIPPLPGKVFTNRFTDEVIEARREGLERFLQVVAGHPLLQTGSKVMAAFLQDSGWSKDQWL from the coding sequence ATGGCGTTCTACAGCGCAGGTCCACTTTCGCCGGGCTACAACTCCACCTCGGCGTGGGGAGGCAACGATAACGCAGAAGAGGATCCATGGGCCGCCCCTGGCAGCTCATCTTCTGCGGCTCCTCCGACCACATCTTCCGGATTTGCGCCATCGCCTCCTGGCGGTTTCGCTTCCTTCTCCAcccaacaacaacaacaacagcagcagcaacagcagagaCAACAGGCTGGATACTTTGGTGGCGCACCCGCGGCTGGTGCCAGTCTGGCGCAGGAAGCTGATGCGTACCAGGACGGCTTGATGGAAACGAGCTTTGGTGTAGGCTCTGGTGCAGGTCAAAATCGGCTCGGAGGGGCTGCAGCGACGGTGAATCCGCAATCGCCTCACAACGCACACTCTTCCTCGAGCACATACGGCTCAgcgatcagctcgacacATTCTCAACCCTCCACGCAATCGCAGCAACCGCAGTCTCATGctttgccgagctcggcagctcaagcgcaagcgGCTCGCGCCGGAGCCTTCCCATCTGGCGTCAGCACCTCGCAATACCAACCCACCTCACAAGGTGCACAAGGTGCATCGAGATTTCAATCTCACACGCCGTCCACGTTGCTCCCCAGCGAGCCGGCCGGCTTCACCTCGCATACCTCCTCTGACTACTCCGCCACTGCTCCGCGCCAACTCGCGCCAGGTTATCCTCTGCCTGCATCCAACTACACCGTTCCTGCCTACTCGCCCTTTGCTCGCGTCGATTCGCTCTCCACCCCACGCCGCGAAACCGTGGAAGACATGTACGGCGTCCCAGAAAACTTCCTCGAGGTCGAAGTTCGTAGTCCCCTCACTCACGGTGTTGGTCGCAAGATGTACACCGACTATGAGATTGTCACGCGTACCAACATCCCAGCCTTCAAGTTGAGGTACTCGTCCGTTAGGAGGAGGTACAGCGACTTTGAGTATTTCAGAGACATCCTCGAACGCGAAAGTACCAGAGTCAACATCCCGCCCTTACCCGGAAAGGTGTTCACCAACAGGTTTACCGATGAGGTcatcgaggcgaggcggGAGGGTCTCGAGAGATTCCTCCAAGTCGTGGCGGGTCATCCCCTGCTCCAAACGGGAAGCAAGGTCATGGCGGCTTTCCTACAGGATTCGGGTTGGAGCAAGGATCAATGGCTCTAA
- a CDS encoding putative multifunctional nuclease RAD27, translating into MGIKGLTALISDEAPGAIKEMEIKTYFGRKVAIDASMSLYQFLIAVRQNDGQQLMTESGETTSHLLGFFYRTLRMIDYGIKPMYVFDGTPPDLKKELLQKRFGRREEAREQEEEQKDVADAEKMDQLARRQVRPTRQHNEEVRHLLKLMGIPCVIAPSEAEAQCAELARAGKVYAAGSEDMDTLTFGTPILLKHLTASEQKKLPVHQVDLAKALEGLQMTMAQFIDLCILLGCDYLDPIKGIGPKTALKLIREHKTLENVVHHLKEDGKKSVQIPDHWPFQEARKIFESPDVQKGVDLDLKWEAPDVEAMVKFLCQDKGFSEDRVRKGCEKLQKSLSQKQQGRLDGFFTVKPGSAPPKRKAEDDKKNVKKKGKK; encoded by the coding sequence ATGGGTATTAAAGGCCTTACTGCTCTCATATCTGACGAAGCGCCTGGTGCTATcaaggagatggagatCAAGACCTACTTTGGTCGCAAAGTAGCCATTGATGCGTCTATGTCGCTCTACCAATTTCTAATCGCTGTGCGTCAGAATGACGGTCAGCAACTCATGACTGAATCGGGCGAAACAACGTCGCATCTTCTGGGCTTTTTTTACCGAACGCTGCGAATGATCGACTACGGGATCAAGCCCATGTACGTATTTGACGGTACACCGCCCGACTTAAAGAAGGAGCTGCTACAGAAACGATTTGGTCGTCGtgaagaagcgcgcgagcaggaagaggagcaaaAGGACGTGGCGGATGCCGAGAAGATGGACCAGCTGGCGCGTCGACAGGTTCGTCCGACGAGGCAGCATAACGAAGAAGTGAGGcatctgctcaagctcatgGGCATACCCTGCGTCATTGCGCCTTCCGAGGCTGAGGCCCAGTGTGCCGAGCTCGCGCGTGCTGGAAAAGTCTACGCGGCCGGTTCCGAAGACATGGACACACTCACCTTCGGCACCCCCATCCTGCTCAAGCACCTCACTGCCTCGGAACAGAAGAAATTGCCCGTCCACCAGGTCGACCTCGCCAAAGCGCTAGAAGGCCTTCAGATGACCATGGCGCAATTCATCGATCTGTGCATCCTGCTCGGTTGCGACTATCTCGATCCCATCAAAGGCATCGGTCCCAAAacagcgctcaagctcatccGCGAACACAAGACGCTCGAAAACGTCGTCCATCACCTCAAAGAAGATGGCAAAAAGTCGGTCCAAATCCCCGATCACTGGCCCTTCCAAGAAGCGAGAAAGATCTTCGAAAGCCCAGACGTGCAAAAGGGCGTTGATTTGGATCTCAAGTGGGAGGCACCAGACGTCGAAGCTATGGTCAAGTTTCTGTGTCAAGACAAGGGCTTTTCAGAGGACAGAGTCAGAAAAGGCTGTGAGAAGTTGCAAAAATCTTTGAgccagaagcagcaggGCAGGCTCGACGGCTTCTTCACCGTCAAGCCTGGCTCCGCCCCGCCGAAACGCAAAGCCGAGGACGACAAGAAAAATGTCAAAAAGAAAGGCAAAAAGTGA
- a CDS encoding uncharacterized protein (related to peptide-n4- (n-acetyl- beta -glucosaminyl) asparagine amidase): MQLARYALIGAATTTIDVGATHLNGAAPQLKIPAIWRSPLFRSGNPASHHTPATAKSIPSGLQENFQIHEPAPILTTAAATCSVILVDRSFGNSYGSPSYFSFDPISFSGTQCSDPTQWTGLTLDIHGETRGRQFDRLGTVWIGNNRTGQGVEVMRLDNPEPTRTGVYWDIKKDVAKYWSLFSQKADVVFDLPNIVDSTYTGALNVTLKLSASVDGVVSRRRKRRGHAVQTALPLKQRAADVVIPLSKRLQKQSSIFQIGGTAGNGSTSIDIPQNAARAIVEIYASGTASEEFWYTGIPDQFHHQIPKAADNGYYGYGTYREVQLYIDGQFAGFATPYPIIYRRIEHLFELAVVSGEKGGAINDASWLVSGNVQVYLDESTKRTEGKVIRVDRGAEYVNGYTKGRLKGDPLTNGSLAYEVGLRGTRSFSVAGSIKTGSGLEYVAGWSQSAEYANKGFVNVTAQTNDQKSYGWTRSLVLDANRVDKVMGGGLSLDDVQTLADAQGVEAVQLDFNYPLYAASYLRKTNFDVQVTQQYDRTVRSASSNAKGSDLSKMLGDETTFVHAKPVAALQHATLSSRKEQADSVLVDGAIAHGTGTSYQSFMYRDMAGGTIDRRTRTNTTSVVEDSLAGSIKGRAQPKQLAVV; the protein is encoded by the exons ATGCAGTTGGCAAGGTACGCCTTGATAGGGGCTgctacgacgacgatcgaTGTCGGTGCAACTCACCTGAATGGTGCGGCGCCTCAACTCAAGATCCCTGCCATTTGGCGATCACCGCTTTTCAGATCAGGCAATCCTGCCTCCCACCATACTCCCGCAACTGCCAAATCAATCCCCTCTGGCCTTCAAGAAAACTTTCAGATCCACGAACCAGCTCCCATCCTCACCACCGCAGCCGCCACTTGCTCTGTCATCCTGGTCGATCGGTCTTTCGGCAACAGTTATGGGTCGCCATCGTACTTCTCCTTCGATCCGATTTCTTTCTCGGGTACGCAATGTTCCGATCCCACACAATGGACTGGATTGACGCTGGACATCCATGGCGAAACCAGGGGACGACAGTTCGATCGTCTCGGTACGGTTTGGATCGGCAACAACAGGACGGGTCAAGGTGTGGAGGTGATGCGGCTGGACAACCCTGAGCCGACACGAACGGGTGTGTACTGGGATATCAAAAAGGATGTGGCCAAGTACTGGAGTCTGTTCAGTCAGAAGGCGGACGTGGTGTTCGATCTGCCGAACATCGTCGATTCGACGTATACAGGCGCGTTGAACGTCACGTTGAAGCTGAGCGCTTCTGTCGACGGCGTGGTGAGCCGTAGACGGAAGCGTCGTGGACATGCGGTACAGACAGCTTTGCCGTTGAAGCAGCGTGCGGCAGACGTGGTGATTCCGCTGTCGAAACGCCTGCAAAAGCAAAGCTCGATTTTTCAGATTGGCGGAACAGCTGGTAACGGTAGCACGTCGATCGACATTCCTCAAAACGCGGCCAGAGCCATTGTCGAAATCTACGCCAGCGGTACAGCAAGCGAAGAGTTCTGGTACACCGGCATCCCGGACCAGTTCCACCATCAAATCCCCAAAGCAGCAGACAACGGATACTACGGCTACGGAACCTATCGAGAAGTGCAACTGTACATCGACGGACAATTTGCCGGATTCGCCACTCCGTATCCGATCATCTACAGGCGCATC GAGCACCTCTTCGAGTTGGCGGTGGTAAGTGGTGAGAAGGGTGGAGCGATCAATGACGCAAGTTGGCTTGTGAGTGGTAACGTTCAGGTATATTTAGATGAAAGTACCAAGAGGACCGAGGGTAAGGTGATCAGGGTGGATAGAGGGGCGGAGTATGTGAATGGATACACAAAGGGCAGGTTGAAAGGTGATCCCCTGACCAATGGTTCTTTGGCGTACGAGGTCGGGTTGAGGGGAACAAGGAGTTTCAGTGTGGCAGGAAGTATCAAGACGGGTTCAGGGTTGGAGTACGTGGCTGGATGGTCTCAGTCAGCAGAGTATGCGAACAAAGGGTTTGTAAATGTTACGGCTCAGACAAACGACCAAAAAAGCTACGGGTGGACAAGATCTCTGGTCCTTGACGCGAACAGAGTCGATAAGGTGATGGGTGGAGGGTTGTCATTGGACGATGTGCAGACGCTGGCCGATGCACAAGGTGTTGAAGCGGTGCAGTTGGATTTCAACTATCCGCTCTACGCAGCGTCGTACCTGAGGAAGACAAACTTTGATGTCCAAGTGACGCAGCAGTATGATCGCACCGTTCGAAGCGCTTCGTCTAACGCCAAGGGGAGCGATCTCAGTAAGATGCTGGGGGACGAAACGACGTTTGTTCATGCAAAGCCGGTTGCGGCGCTGCAGCATGCGACGCTGTCTAGTAGGAAGGAGCAGGCAGACTCGGTTCTGGTCGACGGCGCGATTGCGCACGGTACGGGAACATCGTATCAGTCTTTCATGTATCGGGACATGGCGGGTGGAACGATCGATAGGAGAACGAGGACGAACACGACTAGCGTGGTCGAGGATAGCTTGGCTGGCAGTATCAAGGGTAGAGCTCAGCCCAAGCAGTTGGCTGTCGTGTAA